A genomic segment from Spinacia oleracea cultivar Varoflay chromosome 3, BTI_SOV_V1, whole genome shotgun sequence encodes:
- the LOC110781238 gene encoding uncharacterized protein: MSKSLKSYGVPSSSSVPTGLTMPTIEAINFEIKPALIYMAFLEELFPPTKTAEIRHKLTTFTQEPGESLRKAWDRFKASQRSCPHHNIRKWFLVQIFYHVLQDDTKNTVDSADGGVFLDKEVDAGCDSLANLAANHYSTTITTSKRGKMDVDAYTLLSSQVDALNLKIDSLKDAQSGTPPMSINAMSSLAPATTSYCEPHVFRPPFPQGASHNAPPGFNRPPHQGYQQQPPQINANLEPNIGDLYKLVENMQKTSEIAQKNHDESIKELKNQNRMLENQVAQLADTLSKRQPGKLLGQSTSSQDHTTESACAIVLRSGTTYDAPSVPIDFADLGKGREEARRKKDRFNEKVIDDSCPFVPRLPFPHRQHKSMGDYTSGEEAYVESKTVDVGVETPSVENEMETKESSKEKVTDFPPFAPTLPFPHRMQKTKVDQQFGKFLAMFKNFEVKIPFTDLISQIPMYAKYLKELITKKRNLGGVERVALTEECSAMLQNKSSPKLKDPGSFSIPCHVGALFIDKALCDLGASVSVIPLSIYKKLNMGEMKCTTITLQMADHSIKYPLGVLEDVPVRVGKFYIPVDFVVLDIAEDNQIPIILGRPFLHTAGAFIDVNKGKLTLTVGDDKVTFSLYHVMESSMQEVSCSLIASNAKLPHSYSRNSSNNALGLKGLASDDDPGDAVDASSKVGIRGSVLDGTGFGAPDW; encoded by the exons ATGTCTAAATCCCTTAAATCATATGGGGTGCCTTCCTCGAGCAGTGTTCCGACTGGGCTCACAATGCCAACTATTGAGGCGAttaactttgagatcaagcccgctctaATCTACATG gcctttctagAAGAATTATTTCCACCCACCAAGACTGCTGAAATAAGGCACAAGCTGACTACATTTACTCAAGAACCTGGTGAATCACTTAGGAAAGCCTGGGATAGATTCAAGGCATCGCAGCGGTCTTGCCCGCATCACAACATTAGaaaatggttcttggttcagattttctaccatGTCTTGCAAGATGATACAAAGAACACCGTTGATTCTGCTGATGGgggtgtttttcttgacaaagaagtggatgcAGGTTGTGATTCTCTTGCCAATCTAGCTGCCAATCATTATAGCACTACCATAACCACTTCAAAGAGGGGCAAGATGGATGTTGATGCCTACACTCTATTGTCCTCACAAGTGGATGCCTTGAACTTAAAGATTGATTCTTTGAAGGATGCTCAGTCTGGTACTCCCCCAATGAGTATCAATGCTATGTCTAGTTTAGCTCCAGCAACAACTTCTTACTGCGAA CCACATGTTTTCAGGCCTCCATTTCCACAAGGAGCCTCACATAATGCTCCCCCGGGGTTTAATAGACCCCCGCACCAAGGCTATCAACAACAGCCTCCTCAGATCAATGCTAATCTAGAGCCTAACATTGGTGATCTGTATAAGCTCGTAGAGAATATGCAGAAGACCTCGGAGATTGCTCAAAAGAATCATGATGAGAGCATAAAGGAGTTGAAGAATCAAAATAGAATGTTGGAGAACCAAGTTGCTCAACTCGCTGATACTTTGTCAAAAAGGCAACCGGGCAAACTTCTAGGGCAATCTACTTCATCTCAAGATCACACTACAGAGAGTGCATGTGCCATTGTTCTTCGGAGTGGTACTACATATGATGCCCCCTCGGTACCTATTGATTTTGCGGATCTCGGAAAGGGGAGAGAGGAGGCTAGAAGAAAGAAGGATAGATTCAATGAAAAGGTTATTGATGATTCTTGCCCTTTTGTTCCTCGATTGCCATTTCCACATCGACAACATAAGTCAATGGGTGATTATACGTCTGGTGAAGAGGCATATGTTGAAAGTAAGACTGTGGATGTAGGGGTTGAAACCCCTAGTGTTGAGAATGAAATGgagacgaaggaaagcagcaaGGAGAAGGTTACTGATTTTCCCCCTTTTGCACCTACACTACCATTTCCTCACCGCATGCAGAAAACAAAGGTTGATCAACAGTTCGGTAAATTCTTGGCTATGTTCAAGAATTTCGAGGTAAAGATTCCTTTCACTGATTTAATATCTCAGATTCCTATGTATGCAaaatatttaaaggaattaatcaCTAAGAAAAGAAATCTTGGTGGTGTAGAGAGAGTGGCTCTAACTGAGGAGTGTAGTGCTATGTTACAAAACAAGTCTTCTCCTAAACTAAAGGACCCCGGTAGTTTCTCCATCCCTTGTCATGTAGGTGCTTTATTCATTGATAAGGctctatgtgatttaggtgctagtgtgtctgtcattcCCCTCTctatttataaaaaattgaaCATGGGAGAAATGAAATGTACCACCATTACTCTTCAAATGGCCGACCATTCTattaaataccccttaggtgttttagaagacGTCCCCGTGAGAGTAGGAAAATTCTATATTCCCGTAGACTTTGTTGTGCTTGACATAGCAGAGGACAACCAGATTCCAATAATCTTAGGAAGGCCATTCCTTCATACCGCAGGGGCATTTATTGATGTTAATAAAGGGAAGCTAACCTTGACTGTAGGGGATGACAAGGTGACCTTTAGCTTGTATCATGTGATGGAAAGTTCAATGCAAGAAGTGTCGTGTTCTTTGATTGCTTCTAATGCTAAGTTGCCTCATTCTTATTCTAGAAATTCTTCAAATAATGCACTTGGTTTGAAAGGGCTCGCAAGTGATGATGATCCTGGAGATGCAGTTGATGCTAGTTCAAAAGTTGGAATAAGAGGTTCGGTACTCGATGGCACCGGGTTTGGTGCCCCTGATTGGTGA